The Magnolia sinica isolate HGM2019 chromosome 9, MsV1, whole genome shotgun sequence genome contains a region encoding:
- the LOC131256530 gene encoding heavy metal-associated isoprenylated plant protein 47-like, translated as MKQKIVMQVLMTCECCRRKAMKTASAVHGVISVVIEGKEQDQAVVIGEGVDAAKLACRMKKKVGHTVLITVEEVKPKEEKKVEKKDEKKEEPKICIPYWQPYPQYFVACEPVYDPCRGGCSLM; from the exons ATGAAG CAAAAGATAGTAATGCAAGTCCTGATGACTTGTGAGTGTTGCCGAAGGAAGGCCATGAAGACCGCTTCAGCCGTGCATG GTGTAATCTCGGTGGTAATAGAAGGGAAGGAACAAGATCAGGCCGTGGTGATCGGAGAAGGAGTTGATGCCGCTAAACTGGCATGCCGTATGAAGaagaaggtgggtcacacagttCTAATCACGGTAGAAGAGGTGAAAccgaaagaagaaaagaaggtagAAAAGAAGGACGAGAAAAAAGAAGAGCCGAAGATCTGCATACCATATTGGCAGCCATATCCACAGTACTTTGTGGCATGTGAGCCCGTTTACGACCCATGTCGTGGTGGGTGTTCTCTCATGTGA